A single window of Selenihalanaerobacter shriftii DNA harbors:
- the yqeB gene encoding selenium-dependent molybdenum cofactor biosynthesis protein YqeB: MLSDTKVVVRGAGDLATGVIYNLYQAGFQVVATEVEEPLVVRRTVSLAEAVYQGEYKVENIIAKKTEDFDKIEKILERSQVPVIVDPKAEIINYFKPDVVVDAIMAKKNLGTQINDAEIVIGLGPGFTAKKDVDAVIETARGHDLGRIIYKGQTKPNTGLPGKIKGYSKKRVFKSPDNGKFTSPRKIGDEISVGEIFGYVGDMVIESKINGVIRGLLKSGIKVKEGVKLGDVDPRSIKDNCYTISDKARAIGGAVVTSILSLSRG, encoded by the coding sequence GTGTTATCAGATACTAAAGTAGTGGTTAGAGGAGCTGGTGATTTAGCTACTGGTGTGATTTACAATCTATACCAAGCTGGGTTTCAGGTAGTAGCTACTGAAGTTGAAGAACCTTTAGTAGTTAGAAGAACAGTCTCTTTAGCTGAAGCAGTTTATCAAGGTGAATATAAGGTAGAGAATATCATAGCGAAAAAAACAGAAGATTTTGATAAAATAGAAAAGATTCTTGAAAGAAGTCAGGTTCCAGTTATTGTGGATCCTAAAGCTGAAATAATTAATTATTTTAAGCCAGATGTTGTAGTAGATGCTATTATGGCTAAAAAGAATTTAGGTACTCAGATTAATGATGCTGAAATTGTTATTGGTTTAGGTCCAGGATTTACAGCTAAAAAGGATGTCGATGCAGTAATTGAGACAGCTAGAGGGCATGATTTGGGTAGAATTATTTATAAAGGACAAACTAAACCTAATACTGGACTTCCTGGAAAAATAAAAGGCTATAGTAAGAAGAGAGTGTTCAAAAGCCCAGATAATGGTAAATTTACTTCGCCTAGAAAGATTGGAGATGAGATATCAGTAGGAGAGATATTTGGTTACGTAGGAGACATGGTTATAGAATCTAAGATTAATGGAGTAATTAGAGGTTTATTAAAATCAGGTATTAAGGTTAAAGAAGGAGTTAAATTAGGTGATGTAGACCCTAGAAGTATTAAAGATAATTGTTATACTATTTCTGATAAAGCTCGAGCTATTGGTGGAGCAGTGGTAACGTCAATTTTATCTTTAAGCAGAGGGTAA
- the mocA gene encoding molybdenum cofactor cytidylyltransferase, giving the protein MISAIVLAAGMSTRLGRPKQLLSLGEETIIERVVDNLIMANVDEIVVVLGHYDDEIRPLLTSLNIKIVYNPYYKAGQSTSLVRGLNSIEEDCTGILCMLGDQPLVEVNTLNQLITEFKYGKELIVWPEYKGQRGNPVIFDSKLKIDMLEMDGDQGARPLLHKYRTQSRGIEVKDQGVVFDIDTEEDYEKLLNTMNS; this is encoded by the coding sequence ATGATTTCAGCCATAGTTTTAGCAGCCGGTATGTCGACTAGGTTAGGTAGGCCTAAACAGTTATTATCTTTAGGTGAAGAAACAATTATAGAGAGAGTTGTTGATAATCTTATAATGGCTAATGTTGATGAAATAGTAGTTGTGCTTGGTCATTATGATGATGAAATAAGGCCTTTATTGACCAGCCTAAATATTAAAATAGTTTATAATCCATACTATAAAGCAGGCCAGAGTACTTCCTTGGTTAGAGGTTTAAATTCTATTGAGGAAGATTGCACAGGAATTCTCTGTATGCTAGGAGATCAACCATTAGTTGAAGTAAATACCCTTAATCAATTAATTACTGAATTTAAATATGGAAAAGAATTGATTGTTTGGCCAGAATATAAAGGACAAAGAGGTAACCCAGTTATTTTTGATTCGAAATTGAAGATAGATATGTTAGAGATGGATGGAGACCAAGGGGCTAGGCCTTTACTTCATAAATATCGCACTCAGAGTAGAGGGATAGAAGTAAAAGACCAAGGGGTTGTTTTTGATATTGATACTGAAGAAGATTATGAAAAATTGTTAAATACTATGAATAGTTGA
- the yqeC gene encoding selenium cofactor biosynthesis protein YqeC produces MLTKVLEVEAGDIISLVGAGGKTSTMFRLAQELKQRSQDKIITTTTTKILKPSSTETEKLIIGRDLTVLIDKINREEASLVTIAKELTSNGKLSGIDPDWINRLTDLDTTIIVEADGAACKDFKIPNQQEPILPSKTDLLLPVIGSRIVGKDLTPQNLHRASLLRKINPQLHLGQPITVEIIVEILLNDSGYSLLNQQQNYRVIPLINQVDTPLRYDFALKMAKRLVKAGIEKVVLTAVKSKKPVVKVVKS; encoded by the coding sequence ATGTTAACTAAAGTTTTAGAAGTAGAAGCTGGAGATATAATTTCTCTAGTAGGTGCAGGTGGAAAAACTTCCACTATGTTTAGACTAGCTCAAGAATTAAAGCAAAGATCTCAAGATAAAATAATTACAACAACTACAACTAAAATTTTGAAACCAAGCTCTACTGAGACTGAAAAGTTAATTATCGGTAGAGATTTAACCGTTTTAATAGATAAAATAAATAGAGAAGAAGCATCTTTAGTAACAATTGCTAAAGAACTTACTAGTAATGGTAAGTTATCAGGGATAGACCCTGATTGGATTAATAGATTAACAGATTTAGATACAACTATTATTGTAGAAGCAGATGGAGCCGCTTGTAAAGATTTTAAGATTCCCAACCAACAAGAACCTATTCTTCCTTCCAAAACTGATTTATTACTACCGGTTATTGGTAGTAGAATAGTTGGAAAAGATTTAACCCCTCAAAATTTGCATCGTGCCTCTCTATTAAGAAAGATTAACCCTCAACTCCATTTAGGTCAGCCTATAACTGTTGAAATCATAGTTGAAATCTTATTAAACGATTCTGGTTATTCTTTATTAAATCAACAACAAAATTATAGAGTAATTCCTTTAATTAACCAAGTTGATACTCCACTTAGATATGATTTTGCATTGAAAATGGCAAAGCGTTTAGTTAAAGCAGGAATAGAAAAAGTAGTTTTGACTGCAGTTAAATCTAAAAAACCAGTAGTTAAGGTTGTGAAATCATGA
- a CDS encoding XdhC/CoxI family protein — MTVNIFKELLTSVEAKERVALSTITKASDSKLVGNKLLVKDNGNYLTNLPTDALSNDELDKLTDYTSSSLESGQIENLDLELEESKGSIEFVVEPYLPNPRLILFGGGHVGQSLYEFAKKLDFKLIVVDDRPSFANQKLFPEVKRVICTAFENVSAEIEINEADYIVIATRGHQHDYTCLKQVIKSKAKYIGMLGSKRRVYSIFNRLKEEDYSGNEIDQINAPIGLDIGSETPEEIGISILAEIIKIRRTGDQSNTLIGEEAIELLADYQGGHDTLALATIIDTSGSTPRKAGSKMVVLPDGRTVGTIGGGCGEAEVRQKALDIINGQLDSLVHTNKLSNDVAAEEGMVCGGRMEVFIEAIQV, encoded by the coding sequence ATGACAGTTAATATTTTTAAGGAATTATTAACTAGTGTGGAAGCGAAGGAGAGAGTAGCTTTAAGTACTATTACTAAAGCTTCAGATTCTAAATTAGTAGGTAATAAATTATTAGTTAAAGATAACGGTAATTATTTAACTAATTTACCTACTGACGCTTTATCTAATGATGAATTAGATAAATTAACAGACTATACTTCAAGTTCTTTAGAGAGTGGTCAAATTGAAAATCTTGATCTAGAACTAGAAGAGAGTAAAGGGAGTATAGAATTTGTAGTCGAACCTTATCTCCCTAATCCCCGATTAATATTATTTGGTGGTGGGCATGTTGGACAGTCTTTATATGAATTCGCTAAGAAGTTAGATTTTAAATTAATAGTGGTTGATGATCGTCCATCATTTGCTAATCAAAAACTTTTTCCAGAGGTTAAGAGAGTAATTTGTACTGCTTTTGAAAATGTATCAGCTGAAATAGAAATTAATGAAGCAGACTATATTGTAATCGCCACTAGAGGACATCAACATGATTATACTTGTTTAAAACAAGTAATCAAATCCAAAGCTAAATATATAGGAATGTTAGGAAGTAAGAGAAGAGTATACTCTATATTCAATAGATTAAAAGAAGAGGACTATAGTGGAAATGAAATAGACCAAATTAATGCTCCAATTGGGTTAGATATAGGCTCTGAAACTCCAGAGGAAATTGGGATTAGTATCCTAGCTGAAATAATTAAGATTAGACGAACTGGAGATCAAAGTAATACTCTAATTGGTGAAGAAGCTATAGAGCTTTTAGCAGATTATCAAGGAGGACATGACACTTTAGCTTTAGCAACTATTATTGATACCAGTGGTTCTACTCCAAGAAAAGCAGGTTCTAAGATGGTTGTCTTACCAGATGGTCGTACAGTAGGAACTATTGGTGGTGGATGTGGTGAAGCTGAAGTAAGACAAAAAGCCTTGGATATCATTAATGGTCAATTGGATTCTTTAGTCCATACTAATAAGTTATCTAATGATGTAGCTGCTGAAGAAGGCATGGTTTGTGGTGGAAGGATGGAAGTCTTTATTGAGGCAATTCAAGTTTAA
- a CDS encoding sodium ion-translocating decarboxylase subunit beta, which produces MGAKILQFLSSTGYANLGYKQAIMIIVAGILFYLAIKKEYEPLLLVPMSFGLLMVNLPLGGLMEKGGLLYYLYYGVKLGIYPPLIFMGVGAMTDFGPALANPKTLLLGAAAQFGIFGTLLGAIALGFTLPEAGSIGIIGGADGPTAIFLTSKLAPHLLGPIAIAAYSYMALVPIIQPPIMKALTTEEERKIEMKQLRKVTQTEKIVFPIIVIALVGLFLPSAIPLLGMLMFGNLMKESGVVDRILDTAQNSLTNIVTIFLGLTVGATASADKFLTVDTIQIIVLGLVAFSVGTATGTLFGKLMSKLTNGEVNPLIGSAGVSAVPMAARVVQTVGQEENPKNFLLMHAMGPNVAGVIGSAVAAGVLLSLVG; this is translated from the coding sequence TTGGGAGCTAAAATATTACAATTTTTAAGTTCAACAGGATATGCCAATTTAGGTTATAAACAAGCAATTATGATTATAGTTGCAGGAATTTTATTCTATTTAGCTATCAAGAAAGAATATGAACCTCTTCTCTTAGTGCCTATGAGTTTTGGATTATTAATGGTTAATTTACCTTTAGGTGGGTTAATGGAGAAAGGTGGATTACTATATTATCTTTATTATGGTGTTAAGTTAGGGATATATCCTCCTTTAATCTTTATGGGGGTAGGAGCTATGACTGATTTTGGGCCGGCTTTAGCTAACCCTAAAACATTACTTTTAGGAGCAGCGGCTCAATTTGGAATCTTTGGAACATTACTAGGAGCGATTGCTTTAGGATTTACACTTCCAGAAGCAGGTTCTATTGGAATTATTGGTGGTGCAGATGGACCTACAGCTATCTTCTTAACATCTAAATTAGCGCCACATTTATTAGGACCGATAGCAATTGCAGCATATTCATATATGGCTTTAGTACCGATTATTCAACCGCCAATTATGAAGGCTTTAACTACTGAAGAAGAACGAAAGATTGAAATGAAACAGTTAAGAAAAGTTACTCAAACAGAGAAAATTGTTTTCCCAATAATTGTAATTGCTTTAGTAGGGTTATTCTTACCATCAGCTATACCATTATTAGGAATGTTAATGTTTGGTAACTTAATGAAAGAAAGTGGAGTTGTAGATCGTATTTTAGATACAGCTCAAAATTCATTAACTAATATTGTAACTATCTTTTTAGGTTTAACAGTAGGTGCTACAGCTAGTGCTGATAAATTCTTAACAGTTGACACTATTCAGATTATTGTTTTAGGATTAGTTGCTTTTTCAGTTGGAACTGCTACAGGAACACTATTCGGTAAACTAATGTCTAAATTAACTAATGGTGAAGTGAACCCATTAATTGGTTCAGCTGGAGTTTCTGCTGTACCTATGGCAGCTCGAGTAGTACAGACTGTTGGTCAAGAAGAAAATCCAAAAAACTTTCTATTAATGCATGCTATGGGGCCTAATGTGGCTGGAGTAATTGGTTCAGCAGTAGCGGCAGGAGTATTATTATCTTTAGTAGGATAG
- a CDS encoding biotin/lipoyl-containing protein, protein MRKFKIVVDNEEYEVEVEEMEGGERKITKTEPVKAKTTTQPKTNSAPTQPKQESQSAGGSGDITAPLPGVVTEVLVSEGDTVNSEDVVLILEAMKMENKIQANVSGTVSSIEVKEGESVNEGDAMVVIN, encoded by the coding sequence ATGCGTAAATTTAAAATAGTAGTAGATAACGAAGAATATGAAGTAGAGGTTGAAGAAATGGAAGGTGGAGAAAGAAAGATTACAAAGACTGAGCCAGTTAAGGCCAAAACGACTACTCAGCCAAAGACTAACTCTGCACCTACACAGCCTAAACAAGAATCACAATCTGCGGGTGGCTCTGGTGATATAACAGCACCGTTACCAGGAGTAGTAACGGAAGTTTTAGTTAGTGAGGGAGACACAGTTAACTCTGAAGATGTAGTATTGATCTTAGAAGCTATGAAGATGGAAAATAAAATTCAAGCTAATGTAAGTGGAACAGTTAGTTCTATTGAAGTTAAAGAAGGAGAATCAGTTAACGAAGGAGACGCAATGGTAGTAATTAACTAA
- a CDS encoding OadG family protein: MENFGTGLEISLIGMLAVIFTLSALGVVIKVIEKLFHEETGYFFKKKNEDEEVEANAEVTKNETVSNEAESTKGLTAAKVAAISAAVTSYLMAEESDYVITSIKPAGTNWKLSGRQSLLANQSNVAKSRKISNVKLKRQNRLRNYNSGGALKNA, from the coding sequence ATGGAAAATTTTGGAACAGGATTAGAGATAAGCTTAATAGGAATGTTGGCAGTGATATTCACATTAAGTGCTCTAGGTGTAGTAATTAAAGTTATTGAAAAGCTTTTTCATGAGGAGACAGGTTATTTTTTTAAAAAGAAGAATGAAGATGAGGAAGTAGAGGCTAATGCAGAGGTTACCAAAAATGAAACAGTAAGTAATGAAGCAGAATCTACAAAAGGACTTACTGCAGCTAAGGTAGCTGCTATTAGTGCTGCTGTTACTTCCTATTTAATGGCAGAGGAGAGCGATTATGTTATTACATCTATTAAACCAGCAGGAACTAATTGGAAGCTAAGTGGTAGACAAAGTTTATTAGCAAACCAGTCAAATGTAGCTAAGAGTAGAAAAATAAGTAATGTAAAATTAAAGAGACAGAATAGATTAAGAAATTATAATAGCGGAGGTGCTCTAAAGAATGCGTAA
- a CDS encoding acyl-CoA carboxylase subunit beta — MGNKEKLDELQKRKEEARQGGGPERIKKQHKKGKMTARERIDFLLDDNSFVEINPFVEPRYAEHGMEGKKAVGDGVVTGYGTIDGRLVYLFAQDFTVMGGSLGAAHAEKICKVMDMAKEMGAPFIALNDSGGARIQEGVEALNGFGEIFKRNALMSGVVPQISVILGPCAGGAVYSPALTDFIFMVENTSKMFLTGPSVIKSVTGEEVSAEDLGGVGAHGQLSGVAHFATQNEEECLMQIRELLSYLPANNMEEPPEIEGYVADLQKNTQLEDIVPGNPNEAYDMKEVINEIIDAGTFFEVQADYAKNIVVGLARINGQSVGIIANQPKYKAGCLDINASDKAARFIRMCDSYNIPLITLVDVPGFLPGISQEYNGIIRHGAKMLYAYTEATVPKVTLVTRKAYGGGYIAMCSKSMDADLVFAWPTAEIAVMGPSGAANIIYRKEINNAENSEELLEQKVAEYRDKFANPYVAAQRGIVNDVIKFEETTIKLANALQMLRSKRVDRPERKHGNMPL, encoded by the coding sequence ATGGGAAATAAGGAAAAATTAGATGAATTACAAAAGAGAAAAGAGGAAGCTCGTCAAGGCGGAGGACCAGAACGGATAAAGAAACAACATAAGAAAGGTAAAATGACAGCTAGAGAAAGGATTGATTTTTTACTAGATGATAATAGTTTTGTTGAAATTAATCCTTTTGTAGAACCGCGTTATGCAGAGCATGGTATGGAAGGTAAAAAAGCTGTTGGAGATGGAGTTGTGACTGGATATGGAACTATTGATGGCAGATTAGTATATCTTTTTGCTCAGGATTTCACAGTAATGGGAGGTTCATTAGGAGCGGCTCATGCAGAGAAAATCTGTAAAGTGATGGATATGGCTAAGGAAATGGGAGCTCCTTTTATTGCTCTAAATGATTCTGGAGGAGCTAGAATTCAAGAAGGAGTAGAGGCATTAAATGGTTTTGGTGAGATATTTAAGCGAAATGCTCTTATGTCAGGAGTTGTGCCACAAATTTCAGTGATTTTAGGTCCTTGTGCTGGAGGTGCTGTTTATTCACCGGCTTTAACTGATTTTATCTTTATGGTTGAAAATACAAGTAAGATGTTTTTAACTGGACCTAGTGTAATTAAATCAGTAACAGGTGAAGAAGTTTCTGCAGAAGACTTAGGTGGTGTTGGAGCACATGGTCAATTAAGTGGTGTAGCTCATTTTGCAACTCAGAATGAAGAAGAATGCTTAATGCAAATTAGAGAGTTATTAAGTTATTTACCAGCTAATAACATGGAAGAACCACCTGAAATAGAAGGGTATGTTGCTGATTTACAAAAGAATACTCAACTAGAAGATATTGTACCAGGAAATCCAAATGAAGCTTATGATATGAAAGAAGTTATTAATGAGATTATTGATGCGGGTACTTTCTTTGAAGTTCAAGCAGATTATGCTAAAAATATCGTAGTTGGTTTAGCTAGAATTAATGGACAATCAGTGGGAATCATAGCCAATCAACCTAAGTATAAAGCAGGATGTCTTGATATTAATGCATCAGATAAAGCTGCTAGATTTATCAGAATGTGTGATTCTTATAATATACCATTGATTACATTAGTTGATGTGCCAGGATTCTTGCCAGGAATTTCTCAAGAGTATAATGGAATTATCCGTCATGGTGCTAAAATGTTATATGCTTATACAGAGGCTACAGTGCCAAAGGTTACTCTAGTAACAAGAAAAGCTTATGGTGGAGGATATATTGCAATGTGTAGTAAGTCTATGGATGCAGACTTAGTATTTGCTTGGCCTACAGCTGAAATAGCAGTTATGGGACCAAGTGGTGCTGCAAATATTATTTATCGTAAAGAGATTAATAACGCAGAGAATTCTGAGGAATTATTAGAGCAAAAGGTTGCAGAATATCGAGATAAGTTTGCTAATCCTTATGTAGCAGCTCAAAGAGGAATTGTTAATGATGTAATTAAATTTGAAGAAACTACTATAAAATTAGCTAATGCTTTACAGATGTTGCGTAGTAAAAGGGTTGATAGGCCTGAAAGAAAACATGGTAACATGCCATTATAG
- a CDS encoding Asp23/Gls24 family envelope stress response protein, with amino-acid sequence MDVYALVGSSGTGKSHRARMVAYGNNIDYIIDDGLLIKGSKVIGGKSAKQEDNKIKAVKRAIFIEEEHAREIKSIIHSSDVPSILILGTSDKMIYRIIEALDLVDPTEIIRIEDIASPEEMEMAKQQRQKEGKHVIPVPNVEVKPNFSGYLMESLELLFSNKNDEITAEKTIVRPKFSYYGKLLIADRVMTDLVEYTLEQDLRVDRIKKIKVNQNEAGTEISIRLILEYGLMLHEVAHELQLNIKKLLEDSTGVTVLRVDIKVEGLVV; translated from the coding sequence ATGGATGTATATGCATTAGTAGGTTCGAGTGGAACTGGTAAGAGTCATCGAGCGCGGATGGTAGCGTATGGTAATAATATAGATTACATTATAGACGATGGACTTTTAATTAAAGGTAGTAAAGTGATAGGTGGAAAATCTGCTAAACAGGAAGATAACAAGATTAAAGCTGTAAAAAGAGCTATTTTTATAGAAGAAGAGCATGCTAGAGAAATTAAGAGTATCATTCATAGTTCTGATGTGCCTAGTATATTAATCTTAGGTACTTCTGATAAAATGATTTATAGAATTATTGAGGCTTTAGATTTAGTAGATCCTACGGAAATAATTAGAATTGAGGATATTGCTTCACCTGAAGAAATGGAGATGGCTAAGCAGCAACGGCAAAAGGAAGGGAAGCATGTGATACCTGTGCCTAATGTCGAAGTTAAGCCTAACTTTTCTGGTTACTTAATGGAATCTTTAGAATTATTATTTTCTAATAAGAATGATGAAATTACAGCGGAGAAGACTATAGTTAGACCTAAATTTAGCTATTATGGTAAGTTATTAATTGCTGATCGAGTTATGACTGACTTGGTAGAATATACATTAGAACAAGATCTGCGTGTTGATAGAATAAAAAAAATTAAAGTTAATCAGAATGAAGCTGGTACTGAAATTTCAATTAGATTAATTCTGGAATATGGTTTAATGTTACATGAGGTAGCCCATGAATTACAATTAAATATTAAAAAATTACTTGAAGATAGTACTGGAGTAACAGTATTAAGGGTTGATATAAAGGTAGAAGGATTAGTGGTTTAA
- a CDS encoding MFS transporter yields MARQDNAGQASDEDLKEFNQKVEQNFKRNFTLNTLDGAFFAFGKSFVSMQTILPLFIKKLTNVTFLVSLIVGIDRLGNYIPQIISAKLVEGKKKKKKYVLLIGSLQRIAWLGMALSTFFLADQSETMLLIGFFIFFTIYAFSSGFFTPIWFGFISKIIPTDKRGKFFGTRSFIGRILGILGALAAGWILKEYAFPLNFVYLFGLAFIGTTISYTFVWGSKEPVYPINNEKKSLKEYFSALPKLIKQDDNYRNYLIANILIQFFWMANGLYTAAGIDLLGVSDKIVGYFTTILLSSQALAYLFWGWVGDKKGHKIVLEWGAVLNILAIVTAILAKNVTFFYLVFVFSGFALGANRISLLNIIPEFCPQEEVSTYVGVTNSLAGIAVTIITMSGGLLVDLFGYFTAFTLAGSAMAAGWFVLMNYVTEPRYNK; encoded by the coding sequence ATGGCACGACAGGATAATGCAGGACAGGCATCAGATGAAGACTTAAAAGAATTTAATCAAAAAGTAGAGCAGAATTTTAAAAGAAACTTTACTTTAAATACGCTAGATGGAGCTTTCTTTGCTTTCGGAAAAAGTTTTGTTTCCATGCAGACAATTTTACCGTTGTTTATTAAAAAGTTAACTAACGTAACTTTTTTAGTTAGTTTAATTGTTGGAATTGATCGTTTAGGAAACTATATTCCTCAAATTATTTCTGCAAAGTTAGTAGAAGGTAAGAAAAAGAAGAAAAAGTATGTATTACTTATAGGAAGTTTACAACGTATTGCTTGGTTAGGGATGGCTTTAAGCACTTTTTTTCTGGCTGATCAATCAGAAACTATGTTATTAATAGGTTTCTTTATTTTCTTTACTATCTATGCGTTTTCTTCTGGTTTCTTTACACCAATTTGGTTTGGTTTTATCTCTAAGATAATACCAACTGATAAGCGGGGCAAATTCTTTGGCACTAGAAGTTTTATAGGTAGAATATTAGGGATTTTAGGAGCACTGGCAGCTGGATGGATATTAAAAGAGTATGCTTTTCCTTTAAATTTTGTTTATTTATTTGGACTTGCATTTATAGGAACGACTATTTCTTATACTTTTGTTTGGGGTTCTAAAGAACCGGTTTATCCAATAAATAATGAGAAAAAGAGTTTGAAGGAATACTTTAGTGCATTACCGAAATTAATTAAACAAGATGATAATTATCGTAATTATTTAATAGCAAATATCTTGATTCAATTTTTCTGGATGGCAAATGGTTTATATACGGCAGCAGGAATTGATCTTCTAGGAGTTAGTGATAAAATTGTTGGTTACTTTACAACAATTCTATTATCTTCTCAAGCTCTTGCATATCTATTTTGGGGTTGGGTAGGTGATAAAAAAGGTCATAAAATAGTCTTAGAATGGGGAGCTGTGTTGAATATTTTAGCCATAGTTACAGCTATTTTAGCTAAGAATGTTACCTTCTTTTATTTAGTATTCGTATTTAGTGGATTTGCTTTAGGTGCTAATAGAATCTCTTTATTAAATATTATCCCTGAATTTTGTCCTCAAGAAGAAGTCTCTACTTATGTAGGAGTAACTAATTCATTAGCAGGAATAGCAGTAACTATAATTACAATGTCTGGTGGTTTATTAGTTGATCTATTTGGTTACTTTACGGCATTTACTTTAGCTGGAAGTGCAATGGCTGCTGGTTGGTTTGTTTTAATGAATTATGTAACAGAACCGAGATATAATAAGTAA